In the genome of Streptomyces aquilus, the window CTTCACGCGCGGGTCGTTCTCGTTACCGTCCTTCACCGCGAGGAAGTTGCCGTACGGGTTGTCCTTGGCGGACTCCAGGACGAGGGCGTCCTCGGCCGGGGACAGGTCGGCCTCGATGGCGTAGTTGCCGTTGATGACGGCCGCGTCGACGTCGTCCAAGGAGCGCGGGGTCTGGGCCGCCTCCAGCTCCTTGAACTTGAGGTTCTTGGGGTTCTTGGTGATGTCGGCGGGGGTCGCCTCGTTGCCCACGCCGTCCTTGAGCGTGATGATCCCGTTGGCGGCGAGCAGCTTGAGGGCGCGGGCCTCGTTGACGCTGTCGTTCGGGACCGCGACCGTCGCGCCGCTCTTCAGCGCGTCGGCGCTCTTCACCTTGTGGGAGTAGAGGCCGAGCGGCTCCAGGTGGACCGTCACGACGGGCACGATGTGGGTGCCGTTCTTCTTGTTGAAGTCGTCGAGGTACGGCTGGTTCTGGAAGTAGTTGGCGTCGACCGAGCCGTCCTCCGTCGCCGTGTTCGGCGTGACGTAGTCCGTGAACTCCTTGACCTCCAGGTCGAGGCCCGCCTTCTTCGCCAGGTGGTCCTTGACGTAGGTGAGGATCTCGGCGTGCGGGACGGGGCTCGCGGCGACGACCAGCGGTCCGCTGGAGTCGGAGGAGGAACCGGCGGCGGAGGAGTCCTCGGAGCCGCAGGCGGTGAGCCCGAAGGTGAGGGCTCCGGCGGCGAGGACGGCGGTGGTGAGCTTTGCGGTGTTACGCACGAAAAGTGCCTTTCCTTTTGGGCAGAGCGACCCCGCGTTTGTGGTGCGGGGAAGTTTTTAGGGGTGAGGGGGGCGAGGTCAGACGGTCTTGGTGTCCGCCGTCGCGGCCTTCAGCAGCCGCAGCTTCGGCGCCGGGCCCGTCTTGCCGCCGCGGCTGTGCAGCGAGCGGGCCGCGAAGTCGCCGGCGAACTGGATCAGCGAGATGACGACCGCGAGGATCGCGACGGTGATCCACATGAGCTGGGTCTCGAAGCGCTGGTAGCCGTAGCGGATGGCGATGTCTCCCAGGCCGCCGGCGCCGACGGTGCCGGCCATGGCGGAGTAGCCGATCAGCGCCACGATCGTGGTCGTGGTGCTGGCGATCAGCGAGGGCAGCGACTCCGGTACGAGGACCTTGCGGACGATGGTCCAGGTGTTGCCGCCCATCGACTGCACGGCCTCGACGAGACCGCCGTCCACTTCGCGGACAGCCGTCTCGACCAGACGCGCGAAGAACGGGATGGCGCCGATGGCGAGGGGCACGATCGCGGCCTCACGGCCGATGGTGGTGCCCGTGATGGAGCGGGTGAACCCCATCAGGGCGACCATCAGGATGATGAACGGCATCGAGCGGGCGACGTTCACGACCTGCCCGATGACCTTGTTGGCGACGACGTTCTGGAGGAGTCCGCCCCGGTCGGTGAGGACGAGGAGGACGCCGAGCGGGAGACCGCCGACGACGGCGATGACGGTGGACCAGCCGACCATGTAGAGGGTGTCCCAACACGCCTGGGACAGCAGGGGCTGCATCTCGGACCAGGTCACTTGGCACCTTCCTTCACCAGCAGGTCTTCACCGACGACGTCGATCTGGAGGCCCTGCTCGCGCAGGAAGCCGACCGGAACGACGTTGTCCTCGTAGCGGCCGGGGAGTTCGATGCGCATCCGGCCGACCTGGAGACCGCCGACGGTGTCGATGGCGGCGCCGAGGATGGAGATGTCGATGTTGTAGGTGCGCGACAGCTGGGAGATGACCGGCTGGGTCGCGGCCTCGCCGTGGAAGGTGACGTCGACGACGGTGCGGTCGGCGCCGGTGGCCTCGCCGCCGACCGGGAAGAGCGCGGTGGCGAGCTCGGAGCCGGGGGTCGCGAGCAGCTCGCTGACCGTCCCGGACTCGACGATGCGGCCGTTCTCCATGAGGGCGGCGGAGTCGCAGATCGACTTCACGACGTCCATCTCGTGCGTGATGAGCAGGACGGTCAGGCCCAGTTGCCGGTTCAGGTCGCGCAGCAACTGGAGGATGGAGCGGGTGGTCTCCGGGTCGAGGGCGCTGGTGGCCTCGTCGGAGAGCAGCACCTTGGGGTCGCCGGCCAGCGCGCGGGCGATGCCGACGCGCTGCTTCTGGCCGCCGGAGAGCTGGGCCGGGTAGGCCTTGGCCTTGTCGGCGAGCCCGACGAGGTCGAGGAGTTCGAGGGCCTTGCGCGAGCGCTCCTTCCCCGACTTGCCGAGGATCTCCAGCGGCAGCTCGACGTTGTCCTGGACGGTCCGGGAGGACAGCAGGTTGAAGTGCTGGAAGACCATGCCGATACGGCTGCGCGCCTCGCGGAGTTCCTTGCCGGCCCGCGGGCCGCGCCCGGCGAGGGCGGTGAGGTCCCGGCCGGCGACGGTGACCGTGCCGGCGGTGGGGCGCTCCAGCAGGTTGACGCAGCGGATGAGGGACGACTTGCCGGCGCCGGACTGGCCGATGACGCCGTACACCTCGCCTTCGCGGACGTGGAGATCGACGCCGTCGAGGGCGGTGACCTCGCGGCCGCGTGAGCGGTAGACCTTGGTCAGGCCCGATGTGGTGATCACTGGGATTCCATCACTGTCGAGTTCGTACGCGGGCGTGGGTGTGCCCTGGTACGAGAGGAACGGGTGTGCGCGGGGCAGCACGGTCACGTACGGGGAAACACGTACGGACATGCCACGGCTGCTCGCTTCGGGGCGCGAGACTCAGGGGTGGTGCGGGGGCCCTCTAGAAGGCGCACATTCGACACATACAGCGAGCACCGGGCGTCATGGTCGCCTCGGTCGCAAAGGTGCGGCAGCTCGTCGTGGTCATGGAATCAGTAAAGCAGACGCATGGTCCTTACCAACCGCCGCTGTCCGCATGCTGGACAGCGGCGGACAGGGTCAGGCGCGGACGGAGATCTCCACTCCCCCGGCGGTGACCAGTGCGGACAAGGCCGACAGGTTCTCGACCACCAGGTCGGCGTCCAGCTCGTGGGCCTGGTGGGTTGTGGTCAACGCCACGGTGATCATCCCGGCGGCGCGGCCGGCCGCGAGGCCCGCCGGGGCGTCCTCGAAGACGACGCAGTCGGCGGGGTCGACGCCGAGCTCGCGGGCGGCGAGGAGGTAGGGCTCGGGGTCGGGCTTGCCGCGGGTGATGTCGTCGGCGGAGACGAGGGTCTTGGGCAGGATGCCGACGGCGTCGAGGCGGGCCTCGGCGAGCCGCCGGGTGGCGGAGGTGACGACGGCCCACCGGTCGGCGGGCAGCGAGGCGAGGAAGTCCCGGGTGCCGGGCAGCAGCTGGACACCTCCGTTGGGTACGTCCTCCACCTCCAGCTTCTCGATCCGTGCGACGGCCTCGGGCACGATCTCGGCGGGTAGCAGGTCGGCGGCTATCTCGACGGCCGGCCGCCCGTGCAGCTCCACGCGCGCGAAGTCCTCGGCCGTGATGCCGTACTCCTCGGCCCACTGCCGCCAGCATCGGTCCACGGACGCGAGGGAGGAGACGAGCGTGCCGTCGTTGTCGAAAAGCATGGCCTGTGCACGGATCTTCATGCCCTCGACCCTACGGGGTCGCGCCGCTTGCTCGAATCTCGCTGCACGCGGCCTCGGGGCGAGGCCGGGGCCGACCCCGGTCGGTCTTCCGCGCCGTAATAAGGTCGCTGCATGCTTGATGCCCTGACGCTCGTGACCGGCGTCGCCGCGCTGCTGCTCGCCGCCTGGTGCGGCTGGGCCGCCTACCGTGACCAGCCGACGAAGGACTGGCATTTCATCGGGATGGGCGTGGTGTCGCTGCTGGCGATCGTCCAGCTGGTCGTGGGGATCGTGCAGCTGGCCCGGGGCGAGAAGCCGGAGCAGGGGACGACGATCTTCGTGGCGTATCTGCTGGGTGCGTTCGCGTGTGTCCCGGCGGCGGGGCTGATGTCGCTGACCGAGCGCTCGAAGTGGGGCTCGGTGACGGCGGCCGCCGGCGGTGTGGTGCTGGCGGTGCTGGAGGTGCGGCTCTATGACATCTGGGGAGGCTGAGGTGGCGGCGACGGAGGAGAAGCCGACGCGGCTGATCAGCGGGCCGGGGATGCTGCTGGTCTGGCTGTACGGGGTGATGGTGGTCGGCGCGGTGTCGCGCTCGGCGTACCAGATCGCCACCGAGTTCGACCGCGCGCCGCTCGCCTACTCGCTGTCCGCGGTGGCGGGGCTGGTCTACGGGTTCATCACGTACTCGCTGGTCCGGGGCGGCGAGACGGCCCGGAAGGCGGCGCAGGTGTGCTGCGCCGCCGAACTCGCGGGTGTGCTGATCGTCGGTACCTGGACCCTGATCGAGCCGTCGGCCTTCCCGGACGCGACGGTGTGGTCGGACTACGGCATGGGCTACATCTTCATTCCCGTGCTGCTGCCGCTGTCCGCGCTGTACTGGCTGCGGAAGGCCGGTACCGCCGGCGCTACGCGGTAGCCGCGTACGTCCCGGCCGGCTTCTCCAGGACGATCATCGGTACGCCGTCGTTGCCCTGGGACGTGCCCACCGCCTCGTAGCCGACCTTGCGGTACAGGCGGAGGTTGCCCTCGCTGCGGTGGCCGGTGAAGAGGCGGAAGCGGGTGGCGCCGCGCTCCTCGGCCAGGGCCGACTCCGCCGCCCTCAGCAGCCGGGCGCCGATGCCGTGGCCCTGGAGGCGGGGGTGCACGCAGAGCTTGCCGATGGCGGCCGAGCCGTCCTCGGTGACATGGCCGCGGACCGAGCCGACGACCTCCTCGCCGAGCCGGGCCACGAAGACGCAGTCCGAGACGACCTCCTCACGGACCGAGTCCAGGCTCTGGACGAGCGGATCGATGCGGTAGTTGCCGTACAGCGCCGCCTCGCTCTGGAAGCACAGGTACTGCAACCTGAAGATCTGCTCCGCGTCCTGCACGGTCGCCGCAGAGATGGTCACGCTCATGCCCATGTGCGCACGCCTCCCGCTCACCTGATCGCCTGTCGTCCCTCACTCCTATCCCCGCGCTCCGCGGGCCGCAACCTCCGGCGTGAGCAAACGACGCAGACATCCCAGGCATCTGGAACGTTCCGGACCGAGACTGCCCTGTGAGATACCCAACTCCCCCGCGATTTCCCGGTAGGTGAGGTCCTTCGGGGAGAGCAGCGCCTCCATCAGACGCGGGCACCGCCCGGGCAGTCGGCGCACCGCGTCCCGCAGCGCCCGGCGCCGCGCGGCGGCCAGGACATGGTCCTCGGGGGTGCCGCCCGCCTCGTCCGCGGGTTCCGTCTCATACGGCCGTTCGAGTCGGGTCGTACGACGGGAGCGGCGCGCCTCGGAGCGGACGGCCCGGCGGAGCCAGCCCGGCGGGTCCACGGGCGGGCCGTCGGTGTCGAGGCGCTCCAGGAGGCGGAGCCAGACCGCCTGTTCCAGGTCGCCGGGTTCGGCGCCGGAGGCGTGCGCCTCCGCGGAGGCCTCGGCGGTGAGCAGCGGACGGAGAGAGGTGAGCAGATCGTGCTGCGGGGCGGTGACCAGGTCGTACGTCATATGACTCACGACGCGGCCGTCCGGGTGCGGGTTTCCCGGACGGCCGGTTGTCACCCCGATCGGGGGCGGGCGCTCAGCTGTTGACGAAGTCCTCGCGGGCCAGCAGACCGGTGTCCGGGTTGTCGGTGAAGACACCGTCGATGCCGGTGGCGAAGTACGTCTTGTAGGCGCCGAAGACATCGCCGTACGCGTCGGCGTCGGTGCCCTTGCGGAAGCTCGTCGGCAGGAAGGGGTTCTCGTTGCGCATGGTGTAGGGGTGCAGGATCAGCCCCACCTTGTGCGCGTCGGCGACAAGAGTGGTCGGGGTGGTGAGGTCGCCGTTCGCGTCCTTCGGGATGACCAGGTCGAGGGTGGGGCCGATGCCCTGGGCGTACCCGGCGATCTCGCGGAGCCCGGCGGGGGTGATCAGGTCGGCGACGGTGCGCGGGTCGCCCGCCTCGACGAAGTCCCAGGGGCGGCTGGTCGCCGAGGAGAGCAGGACGACCAGCGGGTTGTCGACCAGACGGTTCAGGCGCTGGATGCTGCTGGGCTCGAAGGACTGGAGGATGACCGGGGCGTTGCGGCCGTCCTTGCCGTGCTTGCGCAGCAGCTTGGCGACCCGCTCCTCAAGGCCCAGGCCGAGCTTGCGGAAGTAGGTGGGGTGCTTGGTCTCCGGGTAGATCCACACCTGTCGGCCGCGCTTGCGGGTCTGCTCGTCCTGCCACTTCAGGACCTCTTCGAACGTGGGGATCTCCCAGCGCCCGTTGTAGAGGGTGTTGTGCGGGCGGTTGGCCGGGATGCGCTCGATCGCGCGCAGGGTCTTCAGCTCGGCGAGCGTGAAGTCCTCGGTGAACCAGCCGGTGACGGAGACGCCGTCCAGCACCTTCGTCGTCCTGCGGTCGGCGAACTCCTTGTGGTCCGCGACGTCCGTCGTGCCGCCGATCTCCGGCTCATGACGGCAGACCAGGTGACCGTCCTTGGTGGGCACCAGGTCGCCGGCCTCGACGACATGCGCGCCGAGGTCGAGGGCGAGCTGGTACGACCCGAACGTGTGCTCGGGCCGGTAGCCGCTGGCACCCCGGTGACCGATGATCGTCGGCACGGGCAGGCTTCTCAGCCCGCCGCCGTGCCGTACCTCTGCGGTCCCGTCGGCCGCGGCGGCTCTCGCCGCACCGGACAGACCGAGGACCGCTCCCCCGGCGCCGAGGACGGCCGCGCCGAGGAGCGCCCGCCGTCCGGTTACACCCGTCTGCCCGTCCACGGCCTGAGAATCCTGCGATCCCATGAGCGCCCTCCTTGCGTCGGCTCGTCAGTGCGGGCCGATCGTAGGTGCGTGTACATGACCGCGGGGAGACCTGCGGCGGAACACGCGGGTGACTCGGCATGTCGTGCGTGAGGCGCAAGTTGACAGCCCGTCAGGCCAGGGGCGCGATGTCGGTCACATCATGGCCGTCGGGTTACGGGCCGTCTTTCGCACGCCATCGCAGGTAAACCCGCGTCAACACTGCGTAAGACCTCGGTGAACCCGATGTGCAAGACCCCCCGGGCCGCGAGTATCGTCCTCACCTGCACAGACTTAGACCGATTCCCTTGACACCGGAGGGCCCGTTGTCCCGCTTCGCGCTCATCAAGGCAGTGCTCGGACCGATCATGCGCCTGATGTTCCGCCCACAGGTGGAGGGCGCCGAGCACATCCCGGGGGACGGCCCGGTCATCCTGGCCGGCAACCACCTCACCTTCATCGACTCGATGATCCTCCCGCTCGTCTGCGACCGGCAGGTCTTCTTCATCGGCAAGGACGAGTACGTCACCGGCAAGGGCCTCAAGGGCCGGCTCATGGCCTGGTTCTTCACCGGCGTCGGCATGATCCCGGTCGACCGGGACGGCGGCCGCGGCGGGGTCGCCGCGCTGATGACCGGGCGCCGGGTGCTGGAAGAGGGCAAGCTCTTCGGGATCTACCCCGAGGGCACCCGCTCCCCCGACGGGCGACTGTACCGGGGGCGCACCGGCATCGCGCGGCTGACGCTGATGACGGGGGCGCCCGTGGTGCCCTTCGCCATGATCGGTACGGACCGGATTCAGCCGGGTGGGTCGGGGATGCCGCGGCCGGCGAAGGTGACGGTTCGGTTCGGTGAGGCCATGGAGTTCTCTCGGTACGAGGGGATGGACCGGGATCGGTATGTGCTGCGGGCCGTGACGGATTCCGTGATGGCTGAGGTCATGCGGTTGTCGGGGCAGGAGTACGTGGACATGTATGCGACGAAGGCGAAGGCCGCGTAGTTTGTCGGCTGCGGGTTGCCGGGGGCTGATCGCGCAGTTCCCCGCGCCCCTAGAGGGCGTTGCCCAAACGCGCGTTTCGCAACAAGAACCACGCTGCCACCGCCGTCCCCAACAGGACGACTGCGCCCGCGCCCGCTGCGATCGCGAGGCCGTCCACGAAGGATTCCCGCGCCGACGTCAGCAGGGCCGCGGCCTGGCCTGACGGCATTCCCGCCGCCGCCTCCACCGCGCCGCCCAGTGACTCGTGGGCTCCCTCCGGGGTACCGGTCGGGGCCGTGAAGCCCCGGTACACGCCCGTCACGATCGAGCCCAGCACCGCGATACCGAGGGCCGCGCCCAGCTCGTAAGCCGTCTCCGAGACCGCGGACGCCGAGCCCGCCTGTTCCTTCGGCACGCTGGAGAGGATCACGTCCGCGGTCACCGTGAACGAGAAGCCGGCGCCGATGCCGACGACCAGCAGGGCGGTGCCGAGCAGCGGGTAGCCGGTGCTCTGGTCGATGACCGTCAGCGAGGCCAGTGCCACGCCGACCGCCGCCAGGCCGCCGGAGACCACCGCGCGGACGGACCAGCGGCGGGCCGCCCAGCCCGCCACCAGACCGGCCGCCACCGCGCCGACCGCGGCGGGGAGTTCGGCGAGGCCCGCCTCCAACGGGCGTCGGCCCTGGACGAGTTGCAGGTACTGGGAGAGGAAGAAGACCAGGCCGGACAGGCCGAGGATGGTCAGCAGGTCGGCCAGGACCGCCGCGCTGAAGCCGCGGTTGCGGAACAGGCGCATGTCCAACAGGGGCGTCGGCAGGGTCAGTTGGCGGTGGACGAACCAGTACAGGGCCGCCGCGCCGAGTGCGCCGACGCCGAGGATCTCCCAGCCGAAGCCGTACGTGGCCGTCTCCTTGACCGCGTACACCACCGCGATCATGCCGACCAGGGACAGGGTCACGCTGATCAGGTCCCAGGGGCCCGGGTTCGGGTTCTTCGACTCGGGCAGCAGCTTGATGCCGACGAGGACGAGGACCGCCATCACGGGC includes:
- a CDS encoding MFS transporter, which gives rise to MTSTLQPTTTTEAVTKRPGRWLALSVLVLAVLLVAVDATVLGLATPYISEDLNPTGSQLLWIGDVYSFVIAGLLVSMGSLGDRIGRKRILLIGATAFGAISVLNAYATTPELMILARALLGVAGATLMPATLALIRNLFHDPRERSLAVGIWGATASAGTAIGPIAGGFLLEHFWWGSVFLINLPVMAVLVLVGIKLLPESKNPNPGPWDLISVTLSLVGMIAVVYAVKETATYGFGWEILGVGALGAAALYWFVHRQLTLPTPLLDMRLFRNRGFSAAVLADLLTILGLSGLVFFLSQYLQLVQGRRPLEAGLAELPAAVGAVAAGLVAGWAARRWSVRAVVSGGLAAVGVALASLTVIDQSTGYPLLGTALLVVGIGAGFSFTVTADVILSSVPKEQAGSASAVSETAYELGAALGIAVLGSIVTGVYRGFTAPTGTPEGAHESLGGAVEAAAGMPSGQAAALLTSARESFVDGLAIAAGAGAVVLLGTAVAAWFLLRNARLGNAL
- a CDS encoding methionine ABC transporter permease produces the protein MTWSEMQPLLSQACWDTLYMVGWSTVIAVVGGLPLGVLLVLTDRGGLLQNVVANKVIGQVVNVARSMPFIILMVALMGFTRSITGTTIGREAAIVPLAIGAIPFFARLVETAVREVDGGLVEAVQSMGGNTWTIVRKVLVPESLPSLIASTTTTIVALIGYSAMAGTVGAGGLGDIAIRYGYQRFETQLMWITVAILAVVISLIQFAGDFAARSLHSRGGKTGPAPKLRLLKAATADTKTV
- a CDS encoding HAD family hydrolase, with the translated sequence MKIRAQAMLFDNDGTLVSSLASVDRCWRQWAEEYGITAEDFARVELHGRPAVEIAADLLPAEIVPEAVARIEKLEVEDVPNGGVQLLPGTRDFLASLPADRWAVVTSATRRLAEARLDAVGILPKTLVSADDITRGKPDPEPYLLAARELGVDPADCVVFEDAPAGLAAGRAAGMITVALTTTHQAHELDADLVVENLSALSALVTAGGVEISVRA
- a CDS encoding GNAT family N-acetyltransferase — translated: MGMSVTISAATVQDAEQIFRLQYLCFQSEAALYGNYRIDPLVQSLDSVREEVVSDCVFVARLGEEVVGSVRGHVTEDGSAAIGKLCVHPRLQGHGIGARLLRAAESALAEERGATRFRLFTGHRSEGNLRLYRKVGYEAVGTSQGNDGVPMIVLEKPAGTYAATA
- a CDS encoding lysophospholipid acyltransferase family protein, translating into MSRFALIKAVLGPIMRLMFRPQVEGAEHIPGDGPVILAGNHLTFIDSMILPLVCDRQVFFIGKDEYVTGKGLKGRLMAWFFTGVGMIPVDRDGGRGGVAALMTGRRVLEEGKLFGIYPEGTRSPDGRLYRGRTGIARLTLMTGAPVVPFAMIGTDRIQPGGSGMPRPAKVTVRFGEAMEFSRYEGMDRDRYVLRAVTDSVMAEVMRLSGQEYVDMYATKAKAA
- a CDS encoding methionine ABC transporter ATP-binding protein; this encodes MITTSGLTKVYRSRGREVTALDGVDLHVREGEVYGVIGQSGAGKSSLIRCVNLLERPTAGTVTVAGRDLTALAGRGPRAGKELREARSRIGMVFQHFNLLSSRTVQDNVELPLEILGKSGKERSRKALELLDLVGLADKAKAYPAQLSGGQKQRVGIARALAGDPKVLLSDEATSALDPETTRSILQLLRDLNRQLGLTVLLITHEMDVVKSICDSAALMENGRIVESGTVSELLATPGSELATALFPVGGEATGADRTVVDVTFHGEAATQPVISQLSRTYNIDISILGAAIDTVGGLQVGRMRIELPGRYEDNVVPVGFLREQGLQIDVVGEDLLVKEGAK
- a CDS encoding RNA polymerase sigma factor encodes the protein MTYDLVTAPQHDLLTSLRPLLTAEASAEAHASGAEPGDLEQAVWLRLLERLDTDGPPVDPPGWLRRAVRSEARRSRRTTRLERPYETEPADEAGGTPEDHVLAAARRRALRDAVRRLPGRCPRLMEALLSPKDLTYREIAGELGISQGSLGPERSRCLGCLRRLLTPEVAARGARG
- a CDS encoding glycerophosphodiester phosphodiesterase; this translates as MGSQDSQAVDGQTGVTGRRALLGAAVLGAGGAVLGLSGAARAAAADGTAEVRHGGGLRSLPVPTIIGHRGASGYRPEHTFGSYQLALDLGAHVVEAGDLVPTKDGHLVCRHEPEIGGTTDVADHKEFADRRTTKVLDGVSVTGWFTEDFTLAELKTLRAIERIPANRPHNTLYNGRWEIPTFEEVLKWQDEQTRKRGRQVWIYPETKHPTYFRKLGLGLEERVAKLLRKHGKDGRNAPVILQSFEPSSIQRLNRLVDNPLVVLLSSATSRPWDFVEAGDPRTVADLITPAGLREIAGYAQGIGPTLDLVIPKDANGDLTTPTTLVADAHKVGLILHPYTMRNENPFLPTSFRKGTDADAYGDVFGAYKTYFATGIDGVFTDNPDTGLLAREDFVNS
- a CDS encoding MetQ/NlpA family ABC transporter substrate-binding protein, with the translated sequence MRNTAKLTTAVLAAGALTFGLTACGSEDSSAAGSSSDSSGPLVVAASPVPHAEILTYVKDHLAKKAGLDLEVKEFTDYVTPNTATEDGSVDANYFQNQPYLDDFNKKNGTHIVPVVTVHLEPLGLYSHKVKSADALKSGATVAVPNDSVNEARALKLLAANGIITLKDGVGNEATPADITKNPKNLKFKELEAAQTPRSLDDVDAAVINGNYAIEADLSPAEDALVLESAKDNPYGNFLAVKDGNENDPRVKKLAKLLTSPEVKKFIEDKYDGSVIASF